The following proteins come from a genomic window of Canis lupus dingo isolate Sandy chromosome 20, ASM325472v2, whole genome shotgun sequence:
- the SLC44A2 gene encoding choline transporter-like protein 2 isoform X2, which produces MEDERKDGAYGTPQKYDPTFKGPIYHRGCTDIICCVFLLLAIVGYVAVGIIAWTHGDPRKVIYPTDSRGEFCGQKGTKNANKPFLFYFNIVKCASPLVLLEFQCPTPQICVEKCPDRYLTYLNAQKSQDFEYYKQFCVPGFQNNKGVAEVLRDGDCPAVLIPSKPLARRCFPAIHAHKGVLMVGNETTYEDGHGFRKNITELVEGAKKANGVLEARQLAMRIFEDYTVSWYWIVIGLVIAMLMSLLFIVLLRFLAGIMVWVMIIMVILVLGYGIFHCYMEYMRLRGEAGSDISLVDLGFQTDLRVYLHLRQTWMAFMIILSILEVIIILLLIFLRKRILIAIALIKEASRAVGYVMCSLLYPLVTFLLLCLCIAYWASTAVFLSTSNEAVYKIFDDGTCQFAGKTCNPETFASSNESRLCPGAHCQFAFYGGESGYHRALLGLQIFNAFMFFWLANFVLALGQVTLAGAFASYYWALHKPDDLPAFPLFSAFGRALRYHTGSLAFGALILAIVQIIRVMLEYLDQRLKAAENKFAKFLMTCLKCCFWCLEKFIRFLNRNAYIMIAIYGTNFCTSARNAFFLLMRNIIRVAVLDKVTDFLFLLGKLLIVGSVGILAFFFFTHRIRIVQDTAPPLNYYWVPILTVIIGSYLIAHGFFSVYGMCVDTLFLCFCEDLERNDGSQERPYFMSPELRDILLKGSAEEEGKRAEVEE; this is translated from the exons GGACACCGCAGAAGTATGACCCTACCTTCAAAGGACCCATTTATCACAG GGGCTGCACAGACATCATCTGCTGTGTGTTCCTCCTCCTGGCCATTGTGGGCTATGTGGCTGTAGGCATCATAG CCTGGACCCATGGGGACCCTCGGAAGGTGATCTACCCTACTGATAGCCGAGGCGAGTTCTGCGGGCAGAAGGGCACAAAAAATGC GAACAAAcccttcctgttttatttcaaCATCGTGAAGTGTGCCAGCCCCCTGGTCCTGCTGGAATTCCAGTGTCCCACCCCTCAG ATCTGCGTGGAGAAGTGCCCTGACCGTTACCTCACCTACCTGAACGCTCAGAAATCCCAGGACTTTGAATACTACAAGCAGTTCTGTGTGCCTGGCTTCCAGAACAACAAG GGTGTGGCTGAAGTGCTTCGGGATGGCGACTGCCCTGCTGTACTCATCCCCAGCAAACCTT TGGCCCGGCGATGCTTCCCAGCCATCCACGCCCACAAGGGGGTCCTCATGGTGGGCAATGAGACGACCTACGAGGATGGGCATGGCTTTCGAAAAAACATCACAGAGCTGGTGGAGGGAGCCAA GAAGGCCAACGGGGTCCTGGAGGCCCGGCAGCTGGCCATGCGGATATTTGAAGATTACACGGTCTCCTGGTACTGGATAGTCAT AGGCCTGGTCATCGCTATGCTGATGAGCCTCCTCTTCATCGTCCTGCTCCGCTTCCTGGCCGGCATCATGGTCTGGGTGATGATCATCATGGTGATTCTGGTGCTGGGCTATG GAATATTTCACTGCTACATGGAGTACATGCGACTGCGAGGCGAGGCCGGCTCTGACATCTCCCTGGTGGACCTTGGCTTCCAGACCGACCTTCGCGTGTACCTGCATTTGCGGCAGACGTGGATGGCCTTCA TGATCATTCTGAGCATCCTTGAGGTCATTATCATCTTGCTGCTCATCTTTCTGCGGAAGAGAATTCTCATCGCCATCGCGCTCATCAAAGAAGCCAGCAG GGCTGTGGGATACGTGATGTGCTCCCTGCTATACCCACTGGTCACCTTTCTCCTGCTGTGCCTTTGCATCGCCTACTGGGCCAGCACTGCTGT CTTCCTGTCCACTTCCAACGAAGCGGTCTATAAGATCTTTGATGACGGCACCTGCCAATTTGCTGGGAAAACCTGCAACCCTGAG ACCTTCGCCTCCTCCAACGAATCCCGCCTGTGCCCTGGTGCCCACTGCCAGTTTGCCTTCTACGGTGGTGAGTCGGGCTACCATCGGGCCCTGCTGGGCCTGCAGATCTTCAATGCCTTCATGTTCTTCTGGCTGGCCAACTTCGTGCTGGCCCTGGGCCAGGTCACACTAGCTGGGGCCTTCGCCTCCTACTACTGGGCCCTGCACAAGCCAGATGACCTGCCTGCTTTCCCACTCTTCTCTGCCTTTGGCCGGGCACTCAG GTACCACACAGGCTCCTTAGCCTTTGGTGCCCTCATTCTGGCCATTGTGCAGATCATCCGAGTGATGCTTGAGTACCTGGATCAGCGCCTGAAAG CTGCAGAGAACAAGTTCGCCAAGTTCCTCATGACATGTCTCAAATGCTGTTTCTGGTGCCTGGAGAAATTCATCAGATTCCTCAACAGGAATGCCTACATCATG ATTGCCATCTACGGCACCAACTTCTGCACCTCGGCCAGGAATGCCTTCTTCCTGCTGATGAGAAACATCATCAG AGTGGCCGTCCTCGACAAAGTTACTGACTTCCTTTTCCTGTTGGGCAAACTTCTGATTGTGGGGAGCGTGG ggatcctggctttcttctttttcactcaCCGGATCAGGATTGTGCAGGACACAGCACCACCCCTCAATTATTACTGGGTCCCTATACTG ACGGTGATCATCGGCTCCTACCTGATTGCCCATGGCTTCTTCAGTGTCTACGGCATGTGTGTGGACACgttgttcctctgcttct GTGAGGACCTGGAAAGGAATGACGGCTCTCAGGAGCGACCCTACTTCATGTCGCCCGAGCTGAGAGACATCCTGTTGAAGGGGAGTgcggaggaggaggggaagcggGCAGAAGTCGAGGAGtag
- the SLC44A2 gene encoding choline transporter-like protein 2 isoform X4: protein MEDERKDGAYGTPQKYDPTFKGPIYHRGCTDIICCVFLLLAIVGYVAVGIIAWTHGDPRKVIYPTDSRGEFCGQKGTKNANKPFLFYFNIVKCASPLVLLEFQCPTPQICVEKCPDRYLTYLNAQKSQDFEYYKQFCVPGFQNNKGVAEVLRDGDCPAVLIPSKPLARRCFPAIHAHKGVLMVGNETTYEDGHGFRKNITELVEGAKKANGVLEARQLAMRIFEDYTVSWYWIVIGLVIAMLMSLLFIVLLRFLAGIMVWVMIIMVILVLGYGIFHCYMEYMRLRGEAGSDISLVDLGFQTDLRVYLHLRQTWMAFMIILSILEVIIILLLIFLRKRILIAIALIKEASRAVGYVMCSLLYPLVTFLLLCLCIAYWASTAVFLSTSNEAVYKIFDDGTCQFAGKTCNPETFASSNESRLCPGAHCQFAFYGGESGYHRALLGLQIFNAFMFFWLANFVLALGQVTLAGAFASYYWALHKPDDLPAFPLFSAFGRALRYHTGSLAFGALILAIVQIIRVMLEYLDQRLKAAENKFAKFLMTCLKCCFWCLEKFIRFLNRNAYIMIAIYGTNFCTSARNAFFLLMRNIIRVAVLDKVTDFLFLLGKLLIVGSVGILAFFFFTHRIRIVQDTAPPLNYYWVPILTVIIGSYLIAHGFFSVYGMCVDTLFLCFLEDLERNDGSAERPYFMSPNLKRLLNKTNKKLAES, encoded by the exons GGACACCGCAGAAGTATGACCCTACCTTCAAAGGACCCATTTATCACAG GGGCTGCACAGACATCATCTGCTGTGTGTTCCTCCTCCTGGCCATTGTGGGCTATGTGGCTGTAGGCATCATAG CCTGGACCCATGGGGACCCTCGGAAGGTGATCTACCCTACTGATAGCCGAGGCGAGTTCTGCGGGCAGAAGGGCACAAAAAATGC GAACAAAcccttcctgttttatttcaaCATCGTGAAGTGTGCCAGCCCCCTGGTCCTGCTGGAATTCCAGTGTCCCACCCCTCAG ATCTGCGTGGAGAAGTGCCCTGACCGTTACCTCACCTACCTGAACGCTCAGAAATCCCAGGACTTTGAATACTACAAGCAGTTCTGTGTGCCTGGCTTCCAGAACAACAAG GGTGTGGCTGAAGTGCTTCGGGATGGCGACTGCCCTGCTGTACTCATCCCCAGCAAACCTT TGGCCCGGCGATGCTTCCCAGCCATCCACGCCCACAAGGGGGTCCTCATGGTGGGCAATGAGACGACCTACGAGGATGGGCATGGCTTTCGAAAAAACATCACAGAGCTGGTGGAGGGAGCCAA GAAGGCCAACGGGGTCCTGGAGGCCCGGCAGCTGGCCATGCGGATATTTGAAGATTACACGGTCTCCTGGTACTGGATAGTCAT AGGCCTGGTCATCGCTATGCTGATGAGCCTCCTCTTCATCGTCCTGCTCCGCTTCCTGGCCGGCATCATGGTCTGGGTGATGATCATCATGGTGATTCTGGTGCTGGGCTATG GAATATTTCACTGCTACATGGAGTACATGCGACTGCGAGGCGAGGCCGGCTCTGACATCTCCCTGGTGGACCTTGGCTTCCAGACCGACCTTCGCGTGTACCTGCATTTGCGGCAGACGTGGATGGCCTTCA TGATCATTCTGAGCATCCTTGAGGTCATTATCATCTTGCTGCTCATCTTTCTGCGGAAGAGAATTCTCATCGCCATCGCGCTCATCAAAGAAGCCAGCAG GGCTGTGGGATACGTGATGTGCTCCCTGCTATACCCACTGGTCACCTTTCTCCTGCTGTGCCTTTGCATCGCCTACTGGGCCAGCACTGCTGT CTTCCTGTCCACTTCCAACGAAGCGGTCTATAAGATCTTTGATGACGGCACCTGCCAATTTGCTGGGAAAACCTGCAACCCTGAG ACCTTCGCCTCCTCCAACGAATCCCGCCTGTGCCCTGGTGCCCACTGCCAGTTTGCCTTCTACGGTGGTGAGTCGGGCTACCATCGGGCCCTGCTGGGCCTGCAGATCTTCAATGCCTTCATGTTCTTCTGGCTGGCCAACTTCGTGCTGGCCCTGGGCCAGGTCACACTAGCTGGGGCCTTCGCCTCCTACTACTGGGCCCTGCACAAGCCAGATGACCTGCCTGCTTTCCCACTCTTCTCTGCCTTTGGCCGGGCACTCAG GTACCACACAGGCTCCTTAGCCTTTGGTGCCCTCATTCTGGCCATTGTGCAGATCATCCGAGTGATGCTTGAGTACCTGGATCAGCGCCTGAAAG CTGCAGAGAACAAGTTCGCCAAGTTCCTCATGACATGTCTCAAATGCTGTTTCTGGTGCCTGGAGAAATTCATCAGATTCCTCAACAGGAATGCCTACATCATG ATTGCCATCTACGGCACCAACTTCTGCACCTCGGCCAGGAATGCCTTCTTCCTGCTGATGAGAAACATCATCAG AGTGGCCGTCCTCGACAAAGTTACTGACTTCCTTTTCCTGTTGGGCAAACTTCTGATTGTGGGGAGCGTGG ggatcctggctttcttctttttcactcaCCGGATCAGGATTGTGCAGGACACAGCACCACCCCTCAATTATTACTGGGTCCCTATACTG ACGGTGATCATCGGCTCCTACCTGATTGCCCATGGCTTCTTCAGTGTCTACGGCATGTGTGTGGACACgttgttcctctgcttct TGGAGGACCTGGAGAGGAATGATGGCTCAGCCGAGAGGCCTTACTTCATGTCTCCCAACCTTAAGAGGCTCTTGAACAAGACCAACAAGAAGCTGGCGGAGTCCTAA
- the SLC44A2 gene encoding choline transporter-like protein 2 isoform X3, with protein sequence MGGERQHYYGKHGTPQKYDPTFKGPIYHRGCTDIICCVFLLLAIVGYVAVGIIAWTHGDPRKVIYPTDSRGEFCGQKGTKNANKPFLFYFNIVKCASPLVLLEFQCPTPQICVEKCPDRYLTYLNAQKSQDFEYYKQFCVPGFQNNKGVAEVLRDGDCPAVLIPSKPLARRCFPAIHAHKGVLMVGNETTYEDGHGFRKNITELVEGAKKANGVLEARQLAMRIFEDYTVSWYWIVIGLVIAMLMSLLFIVLLRFLAGIMVWVMIIMVILVLGYGIFHCYMEYMRLRGEAGSDISLVDLGFQTDLRVYLHLRQTWMAFMIILSILEVIIILLLIFLRKRILIAIALIKEASRAVGYVMCSLLYPLVTFLLLCLCIAYWASTAVFLSTSNEAVYKIFDDGTCQFAGKTCNPETFASSNESRLCPGAHCQFAFYGGESGYHRALLGLQIFNAFMFFWLANFVLALGQVTLAGAFASYYWALHKPDDLPAFPLFSAFGRALRYHTGSLAFGALILAIVQIIRVMLEYLDQRLKAAENKFAKFLMTCLKCCFWCLEKFIRFLNRNAYIMIAIYGTNFCTSARNAFFLLMRNIIRVAVLDKVTDFLFLLGKLLIVGSVGILAFFFFTHRIRIVQDTAPPLNYYWVPILTVIIGSYLIAHGFFSVYGMCVDTLFLCFLEDLERNDGSAERPYFMSPNLKRLLNKTNKKLAES encoded by the exons ATGGGGGGCGAGCGGCAGCATTACTACGGGAAGCACG GGACACCGCAGAAGTATGACCCTACCTTCAAAGGACCCATTTATCACAG GGGCTGCACAGACATCATCTGCTGTGTGTTCCTCCTCCTGGCCATTGTGGGCTATGTGGCTGTAGGCATCATAG CCTGGACCCATGGGGACCCTCGGAAGGTGATCTACCCTACTGATAGCCGAGGCGAGTTCTGCGGGCAGAAGGGCACAAAAAATGC GAACAAAcccttcctgttttatttcaaCATCGTGAAGTGTGCCAGCCCCCTGGTCCTGCTGGAATTCCAGTGTCCCACCCCTCAG ATCTGCGTGGAGAAGTGCCCTGACCGTTACCTCACCTACCTGAACGCTCAGAAATCCCAGGACTTTGAATACTACAAGCAGTTCTGTGTGCCTGGCTTCCAGAACAACAAG GGTGTGGCTGAAGTGCTTCGGGATGGCGACTGCCCTGCTGTACTCATCCCCAGCAAACCTT TGGCCCGGCGATGCTTCCCAGCCATCCACGCCCACAAGGGGGTCCTCATGGTGGGCAATGAGACGACCTACGAGGATGGGCATGGCTTTCGAAAAAACATCACAGAGCTGGTGGAGGGAGCCAA GAAGGCCAACGGGGTCCTGGAGGCCCGGCAGCTGGCCATGCGGATATTTGAAGATTACACGGTCTCCTGGTACTGGATAGTCAT AGGCCTGGTCATCGCTATGCTGATGAGCCTCCTCTTCATCGTCCTGCTCCGCTTCCTGGCCGGCATCATGGTCTGGGTGATGATCATCATGGTGATTCTGGTGCTGGGCTATG GAATATTTCACTGCTACATGGAGTACATGCGACTGCGAGGCGAGGCCGGCTCTGACATCTCCCTGGTGGACCTTGGCTTCCAGACCGACCTTCGCGTGTACCTGCATTTGCGGCAGACGTGGATGGCCTTCA TGATCATTCTGAGCATCCTTGAGGTCATTATCATCTTGCTGCTCATCTTTCTGCGGAAGAGAATTCTCATCGCCATCGCGCTCATCAAAGAAGCCAGCAG GGCTGTGGGATACGTGATGTGCTCCCTGCTATACCCACTGGTCACCTTTCTCCTGCTGTGCCTTTGCATCGCCTACTGGGCCAGCACTGCTGT CTTCCTGTCCACTTCCAACGAAGCGGTCTATAAGATCTTTGATGACGGCACCTGCCAATTTGCTGGGAAAACCTGCAACCCTGAG ACCTTCGCCTCCTCCAACGAATCCCGCCTGTGCCCTGGTGCCCACTGCCAGTTTGCCTTCTACGGTGGTGAGTCGGGCTACCATCGGGCCCTGCTGGGCCTGCAGATCTTCAATGCCTTCATGTTCTTCTGGCTGGCCAACTTCGTGCTGGCCCTGGGCCAGGTCACACTAGCTGGGGCCTTCGCCTCCTACTACTGGGCCCTGCACAAGCCAGATGACCTGCCTGCTTTCCCACTCTTCTCTGCCTTTGGCCGGGCACTCAG GTACCACACAGGCTCCTTAGCCTTTGGTGCCCTCATTCTGGCCATTGTGCAGATCATCCGAGTGATGCTTGAGTACCTGGATCAGCGCCTGAAAG CTGCAGAGAACAAGTTCGCCAAGTTCCTCATGACATGTCTCAAATGCTGTTTCTGGTGCCTGGAGAAATTCATCAGATTCCTCAACAGGAATGCCTACATCATG ATTGCCATCTACGGCACCAACTTCTGCACCTCGGCCAGGAATGCCTTCTTCCTGCTGATGAGAAACATCATCAG AGTGGCCGTCCTCGACAAAGTTACTGACTTCCTTTTCCTGTTGGGCAAACTTCTGATTGTGGGGAGCGTGG ggatcctggctttcttctttttcactcaCCGGATCAGGATTGTGCAGGACACAGCACCACCCCTCAATTATTACTGGGTCCCTATACTG ACGGTGATCATCGGCTCCTACCTGATTGCCCATGGCTTCTTCAGTGTCTACGGCATGTGTGTGGACACgttgttcctctgcttct TGGAGGACCTGGAGAGGAATGATGGCTCAGCCGAGAGGCCTTACTTCATGTCTCCCAACCTTAAGAGGCTCTTGAACAAGACCAACAAGAAGCTGGCGGAGTCCTAA
- the SLC44A2 gene encoding choline transporter-like protein 2 isoform X1, translated as MGGERQHYYGKHGTPQKYDPTFKGPIYHRGCTDIICCVFLLLAIVGYVAVGIIAWTHGDPRKVIYPTDSRGEFCGQKGTKNANKPFLFYFNIVKCASPLVLLEFQCPTPQICVEKCPDRYLTYLNAQKSQDFEYYKQFCVPGFQNNKGVAEVLRDGDCPAVLIPSKPLARRCFPAIHAHKGVLMVGNETTYEDGHGFRKNITELVEGAKKANGVLEARQLAMRIFEDYTVSWYWIVIGLVIAMLMSLLFIVLLRFLAGIMVWVMIIMVILVLGYGIFHCYMEYMRLRGEAGSDISLVDLGFQTDLRVYLHLRQTWMAFMIILSILEVIIILLLIFLRKRILIAIALIKEASRAVGYVMCSLLYPLVTFLLLCLCIAYWASTAVFLSTSNEAVYKIFDDGTCQFAGKTCNPETFASSNESRLCPGAHCQFAFYGGESGYHRALLGLQIFNAFMFFWLANFVLALGQVTLAGAFASYYWALHKPDDLPAFPLFSAFGRALRYHTGSLAFGALILAIVQIIRVMLEYLDQRLKAAENKFAKFLMTCLKCCFWCLEKFIRFLNRNAYIMIAIYGTNFCTSARNAFFLLMRNIIRVAVLDKVTDFLFLLGKLLIVGSVGILAFFFFTHRIRIVQDTAPPLNYYWVPILTVIIGSYLIAHGFFSVYGMCVDTLFLCFCEDLERNDGSQERPYFMSPELRDILLKGSAEEEGKRAEVEE; from the exons ATGGGGGGCGAGCGGCAGCATTACTACGGGAAGCACG GGACACCGCAGAAGTATGACCCTACCTTCAAAGGACCCATTTATCACAG GGGCTGCACAGACATCATCTGCTGTGTGTTCCTCCTCCTGGCCATTGTGGGCTATGTGGCTGTAGGCATCATAG CCTGGACCCATGGGGACCCTCGGAAGGTGATCTACCCTACTGATAGCCGAGGCGAGTTCTGCGGGCAGAAGGGCACAAAAAATGC GAACAAAcccttcctgttttatttcaaCATCGTGAAGTGTGCCAGCCCCCTGGTCCTGCTGGAATTCCAGTGTCCCACCCCTCAG ATCTGCGTGGAGAAGTGCCCTGACCGTTACCTCACCTACCTGAACGCTCAGAAATCCCAGGACTTTGAATACTACAAGCAGTTCTGTGTGCCTGGCTTCCAGAACAACAAG GGTGTGGCTGAAGTGCTTCGGGATGGCGACTGCCCTGCTGTACTCATCCCCAGCAAACCTT TGGCCCGGCGATGCTTCCCAGCCATCCACGCCCACAAGGGGGTCCTCATGGTGGGCAATGAGACGACCTACGAGGATGGGCATGGCTTTCGAAAAAACATCACAGAGCTGGTGGAGGGAGCCAA GAAGGCCAACGGGGTCCTGGAGGCCCGGCAGCTGGCCATGCGGATATTTGAAGATTACACGGTCTCCTGGTACTGGATAGTCAT AGGCCTGGTCATCGCTATGCTGATGAGCCTCCTCTTCATCGTCCTGCTCCGCTTCCTGGCCGGCATCATGGTCTGGGTGATGATCATCATGGTGATTCTGGTGCTGGGCTATG GAATATTTCACTGCTACATGGAGTACATGCGACTGCGAGGCGAGGCCGGCTCTGACATCTCCCTGGTGGACCTTGGCTTCCAGACCGACCTTCGCGTGTACCTGCATTTGCGGCAGACGTGGATGGCCTTCA TGATCATTCTGAGCATCCTTGAGGTCATTATCATCTTGCTGCTCATCTTTCTGCGGAAGAGAATTCTCATCGCCATCGCGCTCATCAAAGAAGCCAGCAG GGCTGTGGGATACGTGATGTGCTCCCTGCTATACCCACTGGTCACCTTTCTCCTGCTGTGCCTTTGCATCGCCTACTGGGCCAGCACTGCTGT CTTCCTGTCCACTTCCAACGAAGCGGTCTATAAGATCTTTGATGACGGCACCTGCCAATTTGCTGGGAAAACCTGCAACCCTGAG ACCTTCGCCTCCTCCAACGAATCCCGCCTGTGCCCTGGTGCCCACTGCCAGTTTGCCTTCTACGGTGGTGAGTCGGGCTACCATCGGGCCCTGCTGGGCCTGCAGATCTTCAATGCCTTCATGTTCTTCTGGCTGGCCAACTTCGTGCTGGCCCTGGGCCAGGTCACACTAGCTGGGGCCTTCGCCTCCTACTACTGGGCCCTGCACAAGCCAGATGACCTGCCTGCTTTCCCACTCTTCTCTGCCTTTGGCCGGGCACTCAG GTACCACACAGGCTCCTTAGCCTTTGGTGCCCTCATTCTGGCCATTGTGCAGATCATCCGAGTGATGCTTGAGTACCTGGATCAGCGCCTGAAAG CTGCAGAGAACAAGTTCGCCAAGTTCCTCATGACATGTCTCAAATGCTGTTTCTGGTGCCTGGAGAAATTCATCAGATTCCTCAACAGGAATGCCTACATCATG ATTGCCATCTACGGCACCAACTTCTGCACCTCGGCCAGGAATGCCTTCTTCCTGCTGATGAGAAACATCATCAG AGTGGCCGTCCTCGACAAAGTTACTGACTTCCTTTTCCTGTTGGGCAAACTTCTGATTGTGGGGAGCGTGG ggatcctggctttcttctttttcactcaCCGGATCAGGATTGTGCAGGACACAGCACCACCCCTCAATTATTACTGGGTCCCTATACTG ACGGTGATCATCGGCTCCTACCTGATTGCCCATGGCTTCTTCAGTGTCTACGGCATGTGTGTGGACACgttgttcctctgcttct GTGAGGACCTGGAAAGGAATGACGGCTCTCAGGAGCGACCCTACTTCATGTCGCCCGAGCTGAGAGACATCCTGTTGAAGGGGAGTgcggaggaggaggggaagcggGCAGAAGTCGAGGAGtag